The genomic segment TTTCCCATTTGATCAGTGGTAAAAGGCCTACATATCATTGGAACTCCTTCACCAAGGCTTTCTAGAgtcgagttccatccacaatggCTCCAAAACGCTCCAACCGCAGAATGTGCAAGCACTTGCTTCTGCGGTGCCCATTTCACAACATAACCTCGATCCAATGTTACCATCTTACTAAACAACCCTTCCTCACACATTTCAGAACCACGAATGGAGCCTGGTCGGATCACCCACAAGAAGTTTTGGTTACTACTAACCAAACCCGAAGCCATTTCCAACACTTCTTTAGTTTCCATCGAAGTCATGCTTCCCAAACTTATATAAATCACCGAGCTCGACCTTTGTTTGTTTAGCCATTCTATGCAGCTCACGTTCTCTTCTAAAAGACTCGTCGGAGGAGCAGTAACCGCCATGTGAAGAGGCCCTATAGGATACACTGGAATTTCTAGTTCTTCTTGAAGCCGCTCCAAGGATGACATCTCCAGACATCTCGCCGTGTTGATTATCACAGAGGAAGCTGTCCCTTTATAACATGAATTCTTAAACAACTCCACTGAAGACTCCACTGAACACTCTGCTGATGCAAAGAATATAGTTGGCAGGTCTTTGTACCGTATAGGATGTAAGTCTGGTACTAGCTCCTCTTCTCGCCCACCGCCCTCTGCAAAACCATGCTGTTAAACGCAAACGCATAAAAAAGGcgtttgaaaacatatatagtagAATCATATATTACCTTTAAGGTGAGCCAAACCATCTTTATCATAGAGTTTGCACATAAGGAAACGACAATCAAAAGATGATGCACTTGTAGTACTTAAAATAGCACTACGAAGCTTAATCTCTTTAACTGCTGGTTCAACAAAGTACATGAACTCGTCATAGATAACACAAtcgatctcttcttcattaACCAACAACTGACCTAACAACTCCTTAAAGCTAACATAACACTCTTTAGCTAGCTTAATCAGAAACCTTACTGGTCCTAGATTGTTAAGAGCAGACTCTGGTAAGGTCTCTGGGATGGTGACAAACTGAAAATCAGACAAATCAGTTGATGGGTTTAAGTAGTTGAACTTGGTCTGAGCGACTGTAATTGAAAAACCTTTTAAGTGAAGTGCCCTTGCAAGTTGCATCATTGGAGTTATATGTCCTTGTGCT from the Camelina sativa cultivar DH55 chromosome 12, Cs, whole genome shotgun sequence genome contains:
- the LOC104730548 gene encoding UDP-glycosyltransferase 76E7-like, whose translation is MAEKLAMRRRVVLVPAPAQGHITPMMQLARALHLKGFSITVAQTKFNYLNPSTDLSDFQFVTIPETLPESALNNLGPVRFLIKLAKECYVSFKELLGQLLVNEEEIDCVIYDEFMYFVEPAVKEIKLRSAILSTTSASSFDCRFLMCKLYDKDGLAHLKEGGGREEELVPDLHPIRYKDLPTIFFASAECSVESSVELFKNSCYKGTASSVIINTARCLEMSSLERLQEELEIPVYPIGPLHMAVTAPPTSLLEENVSCIEWLNKQRSSSVIYISLGSMTSMETKEVLEMASGLVSSNQNFLWVIRPGSIRGSEMCEEGLFSKMVTLDRGYVVKWAPQKQVLAHSAVGAFWSHCGWNSTLESLGEGVPMICRPFTTDQMGNARYLECVWRVGIQVEGELERGAVERAVKRLMVDEEGIEMRRRALSLKEKLKASVLAAGSSHNSLNDFINTL